Proteins found in one Tamandua tetradactyla isolate mTamTet1 chromosome 1, mTamTet1.pri, whole genome shotgun sequence genomic segment:
- the PDRG1 gene encoding p53 and DNA damage-regulated protein 1, translated as MAGAVLSPEAERVLQYLVEVEELAEEVMADKRQIVDLDTKRNQNREALRALQKDLSVSEDVMVCFGSMFIKMSHPQTKEMIEKDQDNLDKEIEKLRKQLKVKVNRLFEAQGKPELKGFELNPLSQDELKALKVILKG; from the exons ATGGCGGGCGCCGTGCTGTCACCGGAGGCGGAGCGGGTGTTGCAGTACCTGGTCGAGGTGGAGGAGCTCGCCGAGGAAGTGATGGCGGACAAGCGGCAG ATTGTGGACCTGGATACTAAAAGGAATCAGAACCGCGAAGCCCTGAGGGCCCTGCAGAAGGATCTTAGCGTCTCTG AAGATGTGATGGTTTGCTTCGGGAGTATGTTTATCAAGATGTCTCACCCTCAGACGAAAGAAATGATTGAGAAAG atCAAGATAATCTGGATAAAGAAATCGAAAAACTCAGGAAACAACTTAAAGTGAAGGTCAACCGCCTTTTTGAGGCCCAAG GCAAACCAGAGCTGAAGGGTTTTGaattgaaccctctcagccaggATGAGCTTAAAGCACTCAAGGTCATTTTGAAAGGATGA